A segment of the Panacibacter ginsenosidivorans genome:
GAAGTCAAAAAGAATTAATAAAGTTGGACACAAAAACAAATAAAAATATAACAGTAAAAAAGATAATTGATAACGATTATCATTCTGTTCCCTAAAACAATCTCTTATGAAAACAAAATCTACACTATTTGTTGTTTCATTTATTTTATTGCTTTCCAAATTTTCTGCAAACGCACAATGTACTGTTACCATTACAGGCAAAAAAGAACTCGGTAGTCCGCTTAAGGCCAAAACAGGGGATTGTCATGTTGAAATGTTGACCTGGCAACTAAACGGGGAGACTGTTTATGTAGCCTATCAAACACAGTTTAGAAGAAAAGGAACTGTTGTCGCAGGAGGCAACGCATATGGTAGTGCAAGCAATCAGCTTGCAGCTCCAGGTGATGTATATGTAGATGATGCGGGCAATGTATATGTTTTGGACGGCAATAATAATCGTGTGCAAAAATGGGCACCGGGAGCTACTGTGGGTGAAACTGTTGCAGGTGGTCATGGCCTTGGTTCAGCAGCAAATCAATTCTTTTTACCTCAAGGTTTTTTTGTAGATAAAATGGGAAATATTTACGTTGCAGATCTTTTTAATAATCGTGTACAAAAATGGGCTCTGGGGGCTACTACTGGCGAAACTGTTGCAGGTGGAAACGGCTATGGTTCTGGCGCAAACCAGTTGGCAAGCCCTAAGGATGTATTCGTAGATGCTGTTGGAAATGTTTTTGTAACAGATGCAGATAATAACCGAGTTCAAAGATGGGCACCAGGCGCTACGATGGGTGTAACAGTTGCAGGTGGCAATGGCTATGGCTCAAATGCTAACCAGTTAAAAAACCCATTCAGCCTCTTTGTTGATGAAACTGGCAGTGTTTATATATCAGATAGAACAAATAACCGTATACAAAAATGGGCGGCAGGTGCTTCCAGCGGTGTAACAGTTGCTGCTGGAACAAATGGAAGTGGAGAAGATAGCTCTCAGCTAAATGATCCCAGAGGTTTATTTGTTGATTCATATGGCAGGATGTATATATCAGATTATTTTAACAACCGCATACAGAAATGGGTTCCTGGTATGGAGTATGGTGTAACTATTGCCGGTGGGCGTGGAGTAGGCGAAACACCGGGTAAATTGAATCATCCTTCAGGTGTTTATATGAGCGGAAACGGAGACTTGTATGTAACTGATGAAGGAAACAACCGTGTTGAAAAATATTCAGGGTTTAATTTTATAAAAGACAGGTTTATACCTACCGTAGCTGGTAAATATCGTGTTATTGCAGTATGTTCAAATGGCCTTATTGACACCAGTGCAGAAGTTGAAATTGGCATGGACCTCGCTTTGCAGGCAGTTCCATCAGTTGAAACAGCGGTTATAAAGAATGATAATGTGGTTACGATATTTCCTAACCCTGCTCTTGAATACACGACTTTGAAATATACAACATCTAAACAGGGAAAGATAGTAGTGCAGATTACTGATATTTCCGGAAAAGTTGTTATTCGTAATGCATATACTTCTATAAAAGGAGAAAATCAGTTAAAAATAGATGTAAGCAATCTTGCAAGAGGAAATTATATTGTGTGTATAATAAATGGGGATACATCACAAACAGCAAAATTGAACAAACTATAAATAATAAATTGTCCTTGATCAATAACCCGGCATAAGCAGGTTGCTATTTGCCGGGTTACTTTTTTCATATACTATCGAAATAGAATCCTGAGGTATAACCATATTCGTGATAATAGAAGAATCTTGTACTAATGCATTGCCACTATTAAAAGTATAACAGATTAATAGCTCACCATTATCTAACAGTTTTCTTTCAAAAATATATGCTTTAGTTTCTACAGAGTGGCTCGCATTGCAGGAAATGATAGCAAGAAAAAATACAGAGGGTAAGATTTTTTTGAACATAAAAATAGTGCACAAAAAAAGGGCCATGTTTTTAAACATAGCCCTTGAATTTTTTTAGGCAGCTTGCTTTTGTTTTTTTCGCTTTATCTGTGTAACCAGGGACTCAAGTGCACAATCGAAAGATTCTTCAAAAGATTTAGAGGAAGCCTTTACAAAAAAGTTTTGACGGGGTACATGCACTCTAATCTCAGCGATCTTGTCTTTAATCGTGTGAACCACATTATCAAGTTTTAAGAAAACGTCCACTTTTACTATTCTGTCATGGAACGTGTTAAGCTTTTCCAATTTTTTGTTTACATAGTCAACTAGCTTAACGTCTGCATCAAAATGAACAGATTGGATGTTTACATTCATAGAAAATCGCTTTTAACGGTGAACAATAAATAAAGAACTTTTAGCATAGATTTTAGTCGATAGGATATCTTTTTATTTTCAAAATGAAGTTACCAAACTGCTATCATAAAATCAAATTTTCAGACAGTTTTTTGAGACATATACAAGTAAATTTCTGTTAAAAGAACTTAATAATTTTAAGCTTTGGGATGTGCCTTTTTGTGAATATCTTTTAGCTTCTCGATGGTATTATGTGTATAAACCTGGGTAGCAGCGAGACTTGAATGTCCAAGCAATTCTTTAACCGCATTTAGTTCTGCCCCATTATTCATGAGATGTGTGGCAAAAGTATGACGTAACACATGCGGACTTTTCTTTTCGATTGTTATCTCATTCACTTCTTTCAGCATATTGTTTACCCTTGAATAAACATAGCGGCCATAAAGCGGTTTGCCTTTTTTATTTATAAGCAGTTCATCAACATTCTCAAGTCTTACAGACTTTTCATCCATATAAGATTGCAGCTCTTTTAATAATTCATTTGAGATCGGAATGATCCTTTCCTTATTTCCTTTACCAAGCACTTTTATTTGACCATAATAGACGTCGATATGTTTTTCCTTTAGTGTTATCAGTTCGCTTAAACGCATGCCGGTTTGATATAATAATGAAAGGATCAGTTTGTCAGTTTTTCTTTCCCATTCGTTCTTTTTTATCACATGCTGCTTTCCCTTTTTTCCCCCCTCACTAAAAAGTTGTTTTGTTCCTTTTTCATCCACAAAGGAAGGCAACCTCTTACTGATCTTTGGCGATGTAATGGTTGTCATGGGTGTTTGTTGAACAACACCTGCTCTCATTAAAAAACGAAACAACGATTTAAGTGTAGATATCTTTCGATTGATGGTTTTAGAATTATTTTTTTGCTCTTTTAACTGAGCCAGCCAGGATCTTACGATAAATGCAGTAATATTTTCAGGATCAGCATTATTATACTGTTCTTGTAAATAATCAGAGAACTGCTTAAGATCGGTTGAATATGAGATGAGCGTGTGCTGCGAATATCTTTTTTCGAAGCGCAGATAATCAAGAAAAGCTTTTACCTGAGGATGAGTTAGTAGCATAAAAAACAGCCATAAAGGTAATGAACCTTATGGCTGTAATATTTTTAAAATGTAAATTGATTAAGCTTCAATCTTTCCGCTAACTATCTTCTGCTTGTAGATAGCTTTCAAAACCTCACCGCGACGTTTAACAGAAGGCTTTGTAAAACTCTGGCGCTCTCTTAACTGCAACAGAACTTTACTTTTCTCAAATTTCTTTTTGTACTTTTTGAGTGCTTTGTCAATGTTTTCGCAATCTTTTGAATCTATTATTAGCATAACTTATATACCTCCTTAGGTAGTTTTTTGGAGCGCAAAGATAGGTATATAAATAATATTTCCAAACTCATTTTTAAAGTAAAAAAAATGCCTTTTTTTCAACCCGGCATCAGTTTTTTATAGCATCCCAATTGCGTCGCACTCTTGTACAGATAAATAGGATTCAGCAATCAGCTGCCAAATTTCAGGTAAAAAAGCTTTGTCTACTGAATGCTGATACCTGAAAGCTGATACCTGTTCTAAACGTACAAGTGAGTGACACAACGAACGATGCTATCAGTACAAAAGCCGGTAACAAAATAATTATTCTCATTCACACACAAATTTTTTAGTACATCATCTTTTCTAATTCCGTTAAATCACAGTTCTTTGCGGCATGTATCAGCTCATACGTAGCCTGTTATTCCGGTTTCCAACAGAAGATGTGCATTATTTTTCAATGAATGCTTTGCGCAGTGCCTGCAAAACCGGTTTCATGAAAAAAATCATTAGCAGCAATTTTTCTTTTAATGATACAGCGTTATCCAAGGAATTGTTTGGATTGTATTTTAAAAACCCTGTCGGACTCGGTGCCGGTTTTGACAAGAATGCATTGTATTTAACTGAACTTGAAACGCTGGGTTTTGGATTTGTTGAAATAGGAACCGTTACACCAAAACCGCAGGCTGGGAATGATAAACCACGATTGTTTCGTTTGCCAAAAGACAAAGCACTTATTAACCGCATGGGATTTAACAATGATGGGGTAGAAGTTGTTTCAAAACGGTTGAAAACATGGAAAGACAAAAATAAATCTGAAAGCCCGATCATTATTGGTGGCAACATCGGTAAGAATAAAATAACAGCTAATGAAGATGCATGGAAAGATTATGAAATATGCTTCCATGGTCTTTTTGATTGTGTTGATTATTTTGTAGTAAATGTTAGCAGCCCCAACACGCCGGGTTTGCGTGAATTGCAGGAAAAAGATTCGCTGAGAAAGATACTTGCACATCTACAGGTTATCAATAACAGCAAAGCAAAGCGAAAACCATTGCTGTTGAAAATTGCACCAGATCTTACCAAAGAACAATTAGATGATATCGTTGACTTAACTTTTGAAGTACAACTTGATGGGCTTGTTGCAACGAACACAACCATAAGCCGTGAGCATCTTGTAACGCCAAAAAGTGAAGTAGAAGCTATGGGTGCTGGTGGATTAAGTGGAAAACCTTTAATGGAGCGTTCAACCGAAGTGCTGCAATATCTTACAAATCAGCTGCAATATAAAGTTCCGGTAATTGCAAGTGGTGGTATATTTACCGGTGCAGATGCAGAAGAAAAATTTGATGCAGGCGCTTCACTAATACAGGTGTGGACTGGTTTTATTTATGAGGGTCCATCTATTGTAAAAAATATTTGCAGGTATTTGCGTAATGAAAAATTAAATCAGGAAACTAATTAATAAACAATTTTGAATGGACTATTTATTTACCAGTGAAAGCATCATTAGTTTTTTTGTTCTTGTTATCCTCGAAATTGTGCTTGGTATTGATAATGTAATTTTCGTAAGCATTATCATAAACAGGCTAAACACTGCAAAGGATCAAAAAAAAGCACGCCGTACATGGATGATTACAGGAATTATTTCACGTAGTTTATTGCTACTTGGTTTAGGTTGGCTGCTTTCACAAAAAGGCAAATCCGTATTTACTTTATTTGGAAAAGGTTTTGACCTGGCAAGTATAGTAATGTTGCTTGGCGGACTATTTCTTATTTATAAATCCGTAAAAGAAATACATGGAAAACTGGAAGGCGAAGATCCAAACGCTGATACTAAAGACAAGCGAGGGCTTTCTTTTATGCAGGCGGTTTTACAGATCATATTAATAGATGCCGTGTTTTCTTTCGATAGTATTATTACAGCCGGTGGTACTGCGCAACACGTAGAGATCATGATCGCGGCTGTTATTATAGCGATGATCATTATGTTTCTATTCAGTCCTAAAATTGCAGGCTTTATTCATAAACATCCCACACTAAAAATGCTGGCTTTATCATTTCTTGTTATGATTGGTTTAAGTCTTATCATGGAAGGCTGGGATTCAGAGGCGGCAGAAAAGTTGCGCCTCAAGAACTATATTTATTTTGGTATGGCATTTTCTTTTATTGTTGAAGTGCTCAACATGTCCATGCGTAAAAGAGCGGAGCGCAAAAGAGTTGTATCGCTTAATGAGCCAATATTAGACAGCAGGGATGACAACTACTCTGATATGGCAAAGTGATTTTTGGGTGCCGGGCATTTGAATATATAGGCAACTGTTGTTGCGTCGCACACTTGAGCTGTAGCAATTCTATTAACTAAAATTTACCGGAGAAAATATTTTATAAAAGCTGAGCAGGATATCAAACGTATAAGAGTGCGACGCAAGTAAAGCTTCATAATATTCTGTAGTCCGGATCAAAAAATTATACCCGTTTTTTCTTCCACCAATATTGTTGCAGCAACATAGAAAACCATGCGGAAAGGATGGCAGCAATAATACCTCCGGCAACATCCAAAGGAAAATGCTGAGCAAGATATACACGTGAATAGCCAACTAATGATGCATAAAAAAAGCCAATAATTATCCACCACCTTTTAGGCAGCAGCAAACAAAATAATAAATAAATAGTAAATGCTGTAGCCGAATGTCCCGAAGGGAAGCTGCCGATAGTATGTACATCAACACCTTTAACTGTGTGAATAAGATCAGTGGCTTTAATTGCTTTTATTGGCCTTGGTAAATCAGGAAAAATAAAATTCTTTACCCCTTGCGTAAAAATGGTCGAAAATATAAAAGAACTAATAAGTAATACAAGTGCGTCTTTTCTTTTTAAAAGAAAGATAATAATCAGTAGTACAGGAACCCACATTATTCCATCACCGGCATAAGTAAATGCTGCAAAGAAAATATCTGCCGCATTGCCCGCATCTGTGTTGAGTAAAAGAAAGAGATTTTCTTTACCTATGTTGTAAGAAAAATACAACAGTGTAAACGACAGCAGGAGCGACAACACTACTGCTATCAAAAGATTTTTCTTGTTAAGGTTTTGCTTCATGCTTTAATATAACAGTAGTTGGTAATTCGAAAATATCATGGTGTCTTGCGATCTCCTGTAGCTGCATATCTTTCAATGAATCGAGATAATCTGTTCTTGTAATGATAATGGCATTACCGGTGCTATCCAGCCAATGCTGCATAGTAGCTTTATTGTATGCCTGCGGAATATTTTTATCCAGGTAGAATCTGTAGCCCGGATTGAAAATATCATAAGCATAAATATTTGGTGCGTTTTTTAAAATTTCCATTGTTTTAGCAACGGGGTTTTGTTTATATAATTCAGGGTAAGCATAAGCCAACCCTGCGATATTTAATGCGGTAAAAGAAAGTACGATGATCGCTGTTTTTCGAGGCCAGTCATATTTATACATGAATGTTACAACCAACATTATTATTGGCGCAACGAGTAAAAATAAAGGAAGTGAGCTGGCAAGTGTTGCTGCTTCGGGTTCTGCTTTAATAGCAAAGTATGCACCCACAGGTAATACAGTGGTAAATACAAGTAATATATACCACGGATATTTTTTTGAAACAATTTCTTTATTCAAAAGTTTTGCAATAAAAGCTCCCAACACTATAGCTGCAAAAGGATAACAGGGCATAGGATAGTTGGGCAGTTTAGTACTGGATAAACTAAAGAATACAACAAACGCTATAGTAACAATCGCTCCGAATTTTGTTAATGGATGTGTAAAGACTTTTTTACGTTGCCTTATAACTTCACCAATAAAACTCATAAAAGGCAGCAATCCAACAAGAACAAATAATAACGTAACAAGAAAAAATCCGCCATGCCCTTCCTGCGGGTCAGAAAAACGATTGAGATTATTGTCTATAAAAAATCCTTTTGTCCATGTACCATTAGTAGCCTTATCAACTGCATAATACCATGGCACAGATATTATGCAAAGCAGGAGCGCAGCAGGAATCAAATGCCAGGTAAAAACCGTTTTCCATTTTTTGCTGGTGATTATCCATATCAATAAACATAATCCCGGTAAAGCTAATGCCACAGGGCCTTTTGCTAATATAGCCAGTCCCAAAGCTGCTGCTGCTATATACAATTGTTTAACATTGTTTTCCTGTAGCCAGGTAAATGCACTGAATAAACCCAGCGTTATGAAACATATTAAATAGGGATCCGGTACAGACAACCTGAACTCAAATAAAAAATGTGTACTGGCAACTAAAACCAATGCACTGCAAAAAGCTGTAAATACATTGTACAATCTTTTTGTGTACAGGAAAGTAAATAACACCGTAAGTAATCCCATTATCACAGAAAAGAAACGTGCTGCGAATTCTGTTGTGCCAAATATTTTGTAAGCAGCAATCATAAAGAAATAATGGAGCGGCGGTTTATCTGTGCGTAAAATACCATTGAAAGTAGGGACGATCCAGTTATTATTCCCCATCATTTCCTTTGCGCATTGTGCATTTTTAGCTTCATCCAAAATATAAATTGGTGTTGCGCCCAACCGGAATAATAACACAAAAGCAAGTAATGCAAATAGTCCGTATGTATAAGACGACCTGTATGCAGATTGGTTGATCAAACAAATTATTTTAATGATTACGCTTCCCTGTACCCTTAGTCAAGGATAGCTGCAAAACTACTGGAAACCATAAATAAAGTTTTAACTAATTGTACAACATTGTATGGCATTCTTTATGTTCTTTGTTATGCAAACAAAAGGTATGAAAAAAATTCTATGGATTTTTTTACTGGCAGGCTTTACTTCCTCAGCGCAATCTTATACACTTGATACGCTTTTCAACGCCACTGCTTATGCCAATTCATTTTTGTTACTTCCATTTACCGGTACAACTAATACCGGCAGTAAATACATTGCAGGCTTTAACCAACAAATAGATAAATATGGGAATCAACATGAACTTGAAATAATCCGTATTGATCTTACCACAGGAAATGTTACCAATAAAAAGTTGACAGGTTTTACAGGAGGCAAAGGTTATTATTGGAACTATACTTTTGACAAATATGGAAGTCTTTATCTTTCCATGTATTACCCTACAAGAAAAGTATTACTACTAGACCTCACAGATTCCATTGCATATAAAGATCTGGGAAATCCTTTTATAAACGCAAGTTCTGTTATCTATTCATTATCGCCCGGAAGAGATGGTCATATATATTTTGGTGCCAGTGGTGGCTCAACTTGCTGGAG
Coding sequences within it:
- a CDS encoding T9SS type A sorting domain-containing protein, coding for MKTKSTLFVVSFILLLSKFSANAQCTVTITGKKELGSPLKAKTGDCHVEMLTWQLNGETVYVAYQTQFRRKGTVVAGGNAYGSASNQLAAPGDVYVDDAGNVYVLDGNNNRVQKWAPGATVGETVAGGHGLGSAANQFFLPQGFFVDKMGNIYVADLFNNRVQKWALGATTGETVAGGNGYGSGANQLASPKDVFVDAVGNVFVTDADNNRVQRWAPGATMGVTVAGGNGYGSNANQLKNPFSLFVDETGSVYISDRTNNRIQKWAAGASSGVTVAAGTNGSGEDSSQLNDPRGLFVDSYGRMYISDYFNNRIQKWVPGMEYGVTIAGGRGVGETPGKLNHPSGVYMSGNGDLYVTDEGNNRVEKYSGFNFIKDRFIPTVAGKYRVIAVCSNGLIDTSAEVEIGMDLALQAVPSVETAVIKNDNVVTIFPNPALEYTTLKYTTSKQGKIVVQITDISGKVVIRNAYTSIKGENQLKIDVSNLARGNYIVCIINGDTSQTAKLNKL
- a CDS encoding HPF/RaiA family ribosome-associated protein encodes the protein MNVNIQSVHFDADVKLVDYVNKKLEKLNTFHDRIVKVDVFLKLDNVVHTIKDKIAEIRVHVPRQNFFVKASSKSFEESFDCALESLVTQIKRKKQKQAA
- a CDS encoding tyrosine-type recombinase/integrase; its protein translation is MLLTHPQVKAFLDYLRFEKRYSQHTLISYSTDLKQFSDYLQEQYNNADPENITAFIVRSWLAQLKEQKNNSKTINRKISTLKSLFRFLMRAGVVQQTPMTTITSPKISKRLPSFVDEKGTKQLFSEGGKKGKQHVIKKNEWERKTDKLILSLLYQTGMRLSELITLKEKHIDVYYGQIKVLGKGNKERIIPISNELLKELQSYMDEKSVRLENVDELLINKKGKPLYGRYVYSRVNNMLKEVNEITIEKKSPHVLRHTFATHLMNNGAELNAVKELLGHSSLAATQVYTHNTIEKLKDIHKKAHPKA
- the rpsU gene encoding 30S ribosomal protein S21 — protein: MLIIDSKDCENIDKALKKYKKKFEKSKVLLQLRERQSFTKPSVKRRGEVLKAIYKQKIVSGKIEA
- a CDS encoding quinone-dependent dihydroorotate dehydrogenase, with protein sequence MYQLIRSLLFRFPTEDVHYFSMNALRSACKTGFMKKIISSNFSFNDTALSKELFGLYFKNPVGLGAGFDKNALYLTELETLGFGFVEIGTVTPKPQAGNDKPRLFRLPKDKALINRMGFNNDGVEVVSKRLKTWKDKNKSESPIIIGGNIGKNKITANEDAWKDYEICFHGLFDCVDYFVVNVSSPNTPGLRELQEKDSLRKILAHLQVINNSKAKRKPLLLKIAPDLTKEQLDDIVDLTFEVQLDGLVATNTTISREHLVTPKSEVEAMGAGGLSGKPLMERSTEVLQYLTNQLQYKVPVIASGGIFTGADAEEKFDAGASLIQVWTGFIYEGPSIVKNICRYLRNEKLNQETN
- a CDS encoding TerC family protein, whose amino-acid sequence is MDYLFTSESIISFFVLVILEIVLGIDNVIFVSIIINRLNTAKDQKKARRTWMITGIISRSLLLLGLGWLLSQKGKSVFTLFGKGFDLASIVMLLGGLFLIYKSVKEIHGKLEGEDPNADTKDKRGLSFMQAVLQIILIDAVFSFDSIITAGGTAQHVEIMIAAVIIAMIIMFLFSPKIAGFIHKHPTLKMLALSFLVMIGLSLIMEGWDSEAAEKLRLKNYIYFGMAFSFIVEVLNMSMRKRAERKRVVSLNEPILDSRDDNYSDMAK
- a CDS encoding phosphatase PAP2 family protein; amino-acid sequence: MKQNLNKKNLLIAVVLSLLLSFTLLYFSYNIGKENLFLLLNTDAGNAADIFFAAFTYAGDGIMWVPVLLIIIFLLKRKDALVLLISSFIFSTIFTQGVKNFIFPDLPRPIKAIKATDLIHTVKGVDVHTIGSFPSGHSATAFTIYLLFCLLLPKRWWIIIGFFYASLVGYSRVYLAQHFPLDVAGGIIAAILSAWFSMLLQQYWWKKKRV
- a CDS encoding ArnT family glycosyltransferase — encoded protein: MINQSAYRSSYTYGLFALLAFVLLFRLGATPIYILDEAKNAQCAKEMMGNNNWIVPTFNGILRTDKPPLHYFFMIAAYKIFGTTEFAARFFSVIMGLLTVLFTFLYTKRLYNVFTAFCSALVLVASTHFLFEFRLSVPDPYLICFITLGLFSAFTWLQENNVKQLYIAAAALGLAILAKGPVALALPGLCLLIWIITSKKWKTVFTWHLIPAALLLCIISVPWYYAVDKATNGTWTKGFFIDNNLNRFSDPQEGHGGFFLVTLLFVLVGLLPFMSFIGEVIRQRKKVFTHPLTKFGAIVTIAFVVFFSLSSTKLPNYPMPCYPFAAIVLGAFIAKLLNKEIVSKKYPWYILLVFTTVLPVGAYFAIKAEPEAATLASSLPLFLLVAPIIMLVVTFMYKYDWPRKTAIIVLSFTALNIAGLAYAYPELYKQNPVAKTMEILKNAPNIYAYDIFNPGYRFYLDKNIPQAYNKATMQHWLDSTGNAIIITRTDYLDSLKDMQLQEIARHHDIFELPTTVILKHEAKP